From Streptomyces sp. NBC_00775, one genomic window encodes:
- a CDS encoding IclR family transcriptional regulator domain-containing protein: MAPGVPGAASRTSASADPSPTDTGAEAAGPLERGLAVLRIMADAPHPMRPGDLARATGLARSAVDRVTATLTHLGHLRAEGRELVLAPRLMEFGNAYLDASGLSHALRPGLERLTRTLDESVSAIVLDGCDARIVGKAVPPGRVIPLGFRVGDLLPAERCAAGAVLATGWEPDTYDVWRARRAADPLDTGFPAVPTRRTAPGPERTEADFAAWTSAAAANGWALDDQLVAPGLVALAVPVRDPDGRPVCAISVLAHTSRHGGDELRAHALAALTAAAQDIADELYGTAPAAAPAPPAAPAYTDAKPELGPSFLQALARGLAVLAALGRRRGGLTLAEAAEAAGLSYPSTRRNLLTLRQLGYVEQRARRFLPAPRVLELGYARLSTLTLADIAQPHLADLAGQVRESTSLAVLDGAEVRYVARVAAEQITSARITPGTRLPAYATSMGRVLLADLPEADRQERIGALRPQALTPHTLTSAAALGAALDRVASEGFALVEQELEAGLRSLAVPVRDRSGRAVGALNVALHAGPESPEHTRDTVLPALRACVARIEADLAVAFAEAPVQTG; encoded by the coding sequence ATGGCGCCGGGCGTTCCGGGGGCGGCATCGCGGACATCGGCGTCGGCGGACCCTTCGCCGACGGACACCGGAGCGGAAGCCGCCGGCCCCCTGGAGCGCGGCCTGGCCGTGCTGCGGATCATGGCCGACGCCCCGCACCCGATGCGCCCGGGCGACCTCGCCCGCGCCACCGGCCTCGCCCGTTCGGCCGTCGACCGGGTCACGGCCACGCTCACCCACCTCGGCCATCTGCGGGCCGAGGGGCGTGAACTCGTGCTCGCCCCGCGCCTGATGGAATTCGGCAACGCCTACCTGGACGCGAGCGGCCTGTCCCACGCGCTGCGGCCCGGCCTGGAGCGGCTGACCCGCACCCTGGACGAGTCGGTCTCGGCGATCGTCCTGGACGGCTGCGACGCGCGCATCGTCGGCAAGGCCGTCCCGCCGGGCCGGGTGATCCCCCTCGGCTTCCGCGTCGGCGACCTGCTGCCCGCCGAGCGCTGCGCGGCCGGCGCCGTACTCGCCACCGGGTGGGAACCGGACACGTACGACGTCTGGCGGGCCCGCCGGGCCGCCGACCCCCTCGACACCGGGTTTCCGGCCGTCCCCACGCGCCGCACCGCTCCCGGCCCCGAACGGACGGAGGCCGACTTCGCCGCCTGGACTTCGGCGGCGGCCGCGAACGGCTGGGCGCTGGACGACCAGCTGGTCGCCCCGGGCCTGGTCGCACTGGCGGTCCCCGTGCGCGACCCCGACGGCCGGCCCGTGTGCGCGATCAGCGTGCTCGCGCACACCAGCCGCCACGGCGGCGACGAACTGCGCGCGCACGCCCTGGCCGCGCTGACCGCCGCCGCCCAGGACATCGCCGACGAGCTGTACGGCACCGCGCCCGCGGCAGCCCCGGCGCCGCCCGCCGCCCCCGCCTACACGGACGCCAAGCCCGAACTGGGCCCGTCCTTCCTCCAGGCGCTGGCCAGGGGCCTGGCCGTACTCGCCGCGCTCGGTCGGCGGCGCGGCGGACTCACCCTCGCCGAGGCCGCCGAGGCCGCCGGGCTGTCGTACCCCAGCACCCGGCGCAATTTGCTGACACTGCGTCAACTCGGTTACGTGGAGCAGCGCGCCCGCCGTTTCCTGCCGGCCCCGCGCGTCCTGGAGCTCGGCTACGCACGGCTGTCCACCCTCACCCTCGCCGACATCGCCCAGCCCCATCTCGCCGACCTGGCCGGACAGGTGAGGGAGTCGACGTCGCTGGCGGTCCTCGACGGTGCCGAGGTCCGCTATGTGGCCCGGGTGGCCGCCGAGCAGATCACCAGCGCCCGCATCACGCCCGGCACCCGGCTGCCCGCGTACGCCACCTCCATGGGCCGGGTGCTGCTCGCGGATCTGCCCGAGGCGGACCGGCAGGAGCGGATCGGTGCCCTTCGGCCGCAGGCTCTGACCCCGCACACGCTCACCTCGGCCGCCGCGCTCGGCGCCGCCCTGGACCGCGTCGCGAGCGAGGGATTCGCCCTGGTGGAGCAGGAGTTGGAGGCGGGGCTGCGCTCGCTCGCCGTACCGGTCAGGGACCGGAGCGGGCGGGCCGTCGGTGCCCTGAACGTCGCCCTGCACGCCGGACCGGAGTCGCCCGAGCACACCCGCGACACCGTGCTGCCCGCCCTCCGCGCGTGTGTCGCCCGCATCGAGGCCGACCTGGCCGTCGCGTTCGCCGAGGCTCCGGTACAGACCGGCTGA
- a CDS encoding aquaporin, which produces MSNSAQSRADLVRHSAYEFALTTVLLFVVVSLVRWLALPGSSLTIGNPHTLFAVAGIAVAALIAALMYSPPGRASGGHLHPGVTVFLWSSGLFPARAVLPYLAAQLAGSVAGTALAGAVWGEPVRQVGYGAVAPAPGTGAVELFLIEGAALAAVFVAVALVMARPALRGLIPAVIGIGVGVVIATLGTVTGASINPARAFGPALLSGHHEHFWNYMIAPLVAPALVGLAHRALLTRRAAAPSPASASAEA; this is translated from the coding sequence ATGAGCAATTCCGCCCAGAGCCGCGCGGACCTCGTCCGGCACAGCGCCTATGAATTCGCGCTGACCACGGTGCTTCTCTTCGTCGTAGTGAGCCTGGTCCGCTGGCTGGCCCTCCCCGGCTCGTCACTGACGATCGGCAATCCGCACACCTTGTTCGCCGTCGCGGGAATCGCGGTCGCCGCGCTGATCGCGGCGCTGATGTACTCGCCGCCCGGCCGCGCCTCCGGCGGCCACCTCCACCCCGGTGTCACCGTCTTCCTGTGGTCGAGCGGTCTCTTCCCGGCCCGCGCGGTCCTCCCGTACCTCGCCGCGCAGCTCGCCGGATCGGTGGCCGGCACCGCGCTGGCCGGAGCGGTGTGGGGCGAACCCGTGCGCCAGGTCGGCTACGGCGCCGTGGCGCCCGCGCCCGGGACCGGCGCGGTCGAACTGTTCCTCATCGAGGGCGCAGCGCTCGCCGCGGTGTTCGTCGCGGTGGCGCTGGTGATGGCCAGGCCCGCCCTGCGCGGTCTGATCCCGGCGGTCATCGGCATCGGTGTGGGCGTGGTCATCGCGACGCTGGGCACCGTGACCGGGGCGAGCATCAACCCGGCGCGCGCCTTCGGTCCGGCCCTGCTCTCCGGTCACCACGAGCACTTCTGGAACTACATGATCGCGCCGCTGGTCGCCCCGGCACTTGTCGGCCTCGCCCACCGCGCCCTGCTCACCCGCCGGGCCGCCGCACCTTCGCCGGCGTCCGCGTCCGCCGAGGCGTGA
- a CDS encoding aldehyde dehydrogenase family protein: MSTTRGLIINGQEVPASSGRTASDINPWTGAVCAEVAAGTTDDVRRAVDAADAAFEAWAATRPAERRRIFLRAAQLMAERTEEIVRLMAAEVGGVAPWAGFNAHLAADIFLEAAAEVSRPTGQTLATNSDGVYSAQVRVPKGVIAAISPWNAPVILGVRAVAMPIAMGNTVVMKPSEDAPIACGLLISDVLHEAGLPAGVLNVVTNDRADAAEVVSALIADPRVRMINFTGSTEVGRTIGVQAAQHLKPAVLELGGKNALLVLEDADVDYAVDAAVFGSFMNAGQICMCVDRVVVHRAVAEEFTAKFAARVQALPYGDPADPGTAVGPVVNAAAARRVAALVADAVARGAELAAGTGEIEEPGTLIRPVVLTGVTKEMKVYYDEIFGPATVIHVVDSVDEAVVLANDTPYGLTAGVITENLAQGLSVAARLRTGIVHVNNQSIADEPQAPFGGVKSSGYGRFGGQAGAEAFTDTRWVTAQAVGHAHYPI; the protein is encoded by the coding sequence GTGTCCACCACCCGAGGACTGATCATCAACGGCCAGGAGGTCCCCGCCTCCTCCGGCCGCACCGCGTCCGACATCAACCCCTGGACCGGCGCCGTCTGCGCCGAGGTCGCCGCCGGCACCACGGACGACGTACGCCGTGCCGTGGACGCCGCCGACGCCGCGTTCGAGGCATGGGCCGCGACCAGGCCGGCCGAGCGCCGCCGGATCTTCCTGCGCGCCGCGCAGCTGATGGCCGAGCGCACGGAGGAGATTGTGCGCCTGATGGCCGCCGAGGTCGGCGGCGTCGCGCCCTGGGCCGGGTTCAACGCCCACCTGGCCGCCGACATCTTCCTGGAAGCCGCGGCGGAGGTGAGCCGACCGACCGGGCAGACCCTCGCCACCAACTCCGACGGCGTCTACTCCGCGCAGGTGCGGGTGCCCAAGGGCGTGATCGCCGCGATCTCGCCGTGGAACGCGCCGGTCATCCTCGGGGTGCGCGCGGTGGCGATGCCGATCGCGATGGGCAACACCGTGGTGATGAAGCCCAGCGAGGACGCACCGATCGCCTGCGGTCTGCTGATCTCGGACGTGCTGCACGAGGCCGGGCTGCCCGCGGGCGTGCTCAACGTCGTCACCAACGACCGTGCCGACGCGGCCGAGGTGGTCTCCGCGCTGATCGCCGACCCCCGGGTACGGATGATCAACTTCACCGGTTCCACGGAGGTCGGCCGCACCATCGGCGTCCAGGCCGCCCAGCACCTCAAGCCCGCCGTGCTCGAACTCGGCGGCAAGAACGCCCTGTTGGTCCTGGAGGACGCGGACGTCGACTACGCGGTGGACGCCGCGGTCTTCGGCTCCTTCATGAACGCGGGACAGATCTGTATGTGCGTGGACCGGGTCGTCGTGCACCGCGCGGTCGCCGAGGAGTTCACGGCCAAGTTCGCCGCCCGCGTCCAGGCACTCCCGTACGGCGATCCGGCCGATCCGGGCACGGCTGTCGGCCCGGTCGTCAACGCGGCCGCCGCGCGGCGGGTCGCGGCGCTCGTCGCGGACGCGGTCGCTCGCGGCGCCGAACTGGCCGCGGGTACCGGTGAGATCGAGGAGCCGGGCACGCTGATCCGGCCGGTCGTCCTCACCGGGGTCACCAAGGAGATGAAGGTCTACTACGACGAGATCTTCGGCCCGGCGACCGTGATCCATGTCGTGGACAGCGTCGACGAGGCCGTCGTGCTCGCCAACGACACTCCCTACGGGCTGACCGCGGGTGTCATTACGGAGAACCTGGCGCAGGGACTGTCGGTCGCCGCCCGCCTGCGTACCGGCATCGTGCATGTCAACAACCAGTCCATCGCGGACGAACCGCAGGCTCCGTTCGGTGGTGTGAAGAGTTCCGGGTACGGGCGGTTCGGTGGGCAGGCGGGCGCGGAGGCGTTCACCGACACGCGGTGGGTCACCGCGCAGGCCGTCGGCCATGCGCACTACCCGATCTGA
- a CDS encoding dolichyl-phosphate beta-glucosyltransferase, with the protein MNEQNAGGVRQRSVEIVVPVYNEAHVLADSIGRLHAYLEASFPFPFRITVADNASTDATWQTAIDLTHRLPHVHAVHLDAKGRGRALKHVWSQSTADVVAYMDVDLSTGLEGFLPLVAPLLSGHSDVAIGSRLHRQSAVERGPKREFISRSYNLLLKAGLAARFSDAQCGFKAVRTDVFRALAPHIEDNAWFFDTELLVLAQRNRLRIHEVPVDWVDDPDSRVDIVRTAVDDLMGMGRMLKATLTGRARIAAVPRRGSVPQVPATRKTAEVTPVQAADASTSSRSDHLEYAS; encoded by the coding sequence ATGAACGAACAGAACGCAGGAGGCGTCCGGCAGCGCTCGGTCGAGATCGTGGTGCCGGTCTACAACGAGGCTCATGTCCTCGCCGACAGCATCGGCCGTCTCCACGCATACCTCGAAGCCTCCTTCCCGTTCCCGTTCCGCATCACCGTCGCGGACAACGCGAGCACCGACGCCACCTGGCAGACGGCGATCGACCTGACCCACCGGCTGCCCCATGTGCACGCGGTCCACCTGGACGCCAAGGGCCGGGGCCGAGCCCTGAAGCACGTGTGGAGCCAGTCGACCGCGGATGTGGTCGCTTACATGGACGTCGACCTGTCCACCGGCCTTGAGGGCTTCCTCCCCCTGGTCGCTCCCCTGCTCTCCGGCCACAGCGACGTGGCCATCGGCAGCCGGCTGCACCGTCAGTCGGCGGTGGAGCGCGGGCCGAAGCGTGAATTCATCTCCCGCTCCTACAACCTGCTGCTGAAGGCGGGGCTCGCGGCCCGTTTCTCGGACGCGCAGTGCGGGTTCAAGGCCGTACGCACCGACGTGTTCCGGGCGCTCGCCCCGCACATCGAGGACAACGCCTGGTTCTTCGACACCGAACTGCTGGTCCTCGCCCAGCGCAACCGGCTGCGCATCCACGAGGTCCCGGTCGACTGGGTCGACGACCCCGACAGCCGGGTCGACATCGTCCGCACCGCCGTCGACGACCTCATGGGCATGGGCCGGATGCTGAAGGCCACCCTGACCGGCCGCGCCCGGATCGCCGCCGTACCGCGCCGCGGCAGCGTCCCGCAGGTACCGGCCACCCGAAAGACCGCCGAGGTCACGCCTGTTCAGGCGGCCGACGCAAGCACCTCGTCCCGCTCGGATCACTTGGAGTATGCGTCATGA
- a CDS encoding ArnT family glycosyltransferase, whose product MTTLAPPPQQEGSRRSHRAAPPADGGIAARARRVFTGPEDDPRWARPALWAIALLATALYAWNLSSLTGNTFYNAAVYSGTKSWKAFFFGALDSGSFITVDKPPFALWVMGLSARAFGYGTWQLMLPMVAVGTGSVALLHRLVKRDFGPVAATIAALALALTPITVAITRDTNPDPILVFLMLLGAAGLLKAVRTGRLMPLVWSAVAIGFAFNTKMMQAYVVLPVFFLVYLWAARGSVGRRIRNLGVATVALVVSSAWWMVIVDLIPASSRPYIGGSTDNTVWDLVIGYNGFGRIFGASSSVGSAGNGASFGGTASVYRLFNEIMGGQISWLIPFAAIALVAGLILRGRAPRTDAKRAALMLWGGWFVLHYLTFALAEGTFHPYYVTAMAPGIAALAGAGGVMLYKALREGSAAKWGWVLPAAVAASAGWAIVLLQRVSGSGTLYTVAEVVVGVAGAFSVLGLLAGRFMKRQRLLGFAALAAVVALLAGPTAYSLSAATGASSNGTNPTAGPNTGGGMGGTGGGPGGSGSKGAMGGEAPTGADGGQSMGEPPSGSGSSSTAESGTRPSGGQTGGGGGGQMGGDSQVSSDMITYLKKHQDGATWLLAVATDQTASSIILESGQPVISMGGWSGSDNAMTLAKLKSLVKSGKLHYIMISSTGGQGTDSEIATWVAKHGTAVKSSAYSTSSSTSSSSSSSSSSSSSSSSSSSSSSSGLYRLDASDVS is encoded by the coding sequence ATGACGACCCTCGCCCCGCCGCCCCAGCAGGAGGGCTCCCGGCGTTCGCACCGGGCCGCCCCGCCCGCCGACGGCGGCATCGCCGCCCGCGCCCGAAGGGTCTTCACCGGACCCGAGGACGACCCGCGCTGGGCCCGCCCGGCCCTGTGGGCGATCGCGCTCCTCGCCACGGCCCTGTACGCCTGGAACCTGTCCTCCCTCACCGGCAACACCTTCTACAACGCCGCCGTCTACAGCGGCACCAAGAGCTGGAAGGCGTTCTTCTTCGGCGCCCTGGACTCCGGCAGCTTCATCACCGTCGACAAACCGCCGTTCGCGCTGTGGGTGATGGGTCTGTCGGCCCGCGCCTTCGGCTACGGCACCTGGCAGTTGATGCTGCCGATGGTCGCGGTGGGCACGGGATCCGTGGCTCTGCTGCACCGCCTGGTCAAGCGGGACTTCGGCCCGGTGGCGGCGACGATCGCCGCGCTGGCACTGGCCCTCACCCCGATCACCGTCGCCATCACCCGCGACACCAACCCCGACCCGATCCTGGTCTTCCTGATGCTGCTCGGCGCGGCCGGCCTGCTGAAGGCCGTCCGCACCGGCCGGCTGATGCCGCTGGTCTGGTCGGCGGTCGCGATCGGCTTCGCGTTCAACACCAAGATGATGCAGGCGTACGTCGTCCTGCCGGTGTTCTTCCTGGTCTACCTCTGGGCCGCGCGGGGTTCCGTGGGCCGCCGGATCCGCAACCTCGGCGTCGCCACCGTCGCGCTGGTCGTCTCCAGCGCCTGGTGGATGGTGATCGTCGACCTGATCCCCGCCTCCTCCCGCCCCTACATCGGCGGCTCGACCGACAACACGGTCTGGGATCTGGTCATCGGCTACAACGGCTTCGGCCGCATCTTCGGCGCGAGTTCGTCGGTGGGTTCGGCCGGCAACGGCGCCAGCTTCGGCGGTACGGCGTCCGTCTACCGGCTCTTCAACGAGATCATGGGCGGCCAGATCTCCTGGCTCATCCCCTTCGCGGCCATCGCCCTCGTCGCGGGCCTGATCCTGCGCGGCCGGGCGCCCCGCACCGACGCCAAGCGCGCGGCGCTGATGCTGTGGGGCGGCTGGTTCGTCCTGCACTACCTGACCTTCGCCCTCGCGGAGGGCACCTTCCACCCGTACTACGTCACCGCCATGGCCCCCGGTATCGCGGCCCTGGCCGGTGCCGGCGGCGTGATGCTGTACAAGGCGCTGCGTGAAGGCTCGGCGGCGAAGTGGGGCTGGGTCCTCCCGGCCGCCGTCGCGGCCAGCGCGGGCTGGGCGATCGTCCTGCTCCAGCGGGTCTCGGGCTCCGGCACGCTCTACACCGTCGCCGAGGTCGTGGTCGGTGTCGCGGGCGCATTCTCGGTGCTCGGTCTGCTCGCCGGACGGTTCATGAAGCGGCAGCGGCTCCTGGGCTTCGCGGCCCTGGCGGCCGTCGTCGCCCTGCTGGCGGGGCCCACCGCGTACTCGCTCTCGGCGGCCACCGGTGCTTCCAGCAACGGCACCAACCCGACGGCCGGCCCGAACACCGGCGGCGGCATGGGCGGTACGGGCGGCGGTCCGGGCGGCAGCGGCAGCAAGGGCGCCATGGGCGGTGAGGCACCGACCGGTGCCGACGGCGGCCAGTCCATGGGCGAGCCCCCGTCCGGCAGCGGCTCGTCGTCCACGGCCGAGTCCGGCACCCGGCCGAGCGGCGGCCAGACGGGCGGCGGTGGCGGTGGTCAGATGGGCGGCGACAGCCAGGTCTCGTCGGACATGATCACGTATCTCAAGAAGCACCAGGACGGCGCCACTTGGCTGCTGGCGGTGGCCACCGACCAGACCGCGTCCTCGATCATCCTGGAGTCCGGACAGCCCGTCATCTCCATGGGCGGCTGGTCCGGCAGCGACAACGCCATGACCCTCGCCAAGCTCAAGAGCCTGGTGAAGTCCGGCAAGCTGCACTACATCATGATCAGCAGCACCGGCGGCCAGGGCACCGACTCCGAGATCGCCACCTGGGTCGCGAAGCACGGCACCGCCGTCAAGTCCTCGGCGTACAGCACGAGTTCATCCACCAGCTCCAGCTCCAGCTCCAGCTCCAGCTCCAGCTCCAGCTCCAGCTCCAGCTCCAGCTCCAGCTCCAGCGGCCTCTACCGCCTGGACGCCTCCGACGTCAGCTGA
- a CDS encoding NAD(P)-binding domain-containing protein, translated as MRIGFLGPGRMGRPMLDRLVAAGHDVTVLVRRPGARAAAEADGRPVLHRSAR; from the coding sequence GTGAGGATCGGATTCCTCGGGCCGGGCCGGATGGGCAGGCCGATGCTCGACCGTCTGGTGGCCGCGGGTCACGACGTCACCGTCCTGGTGCGCCGCCCGGGGGCCCGCGCTGCCGCCGAGGCCGACGGGCGACCGGTCCTTCACCGCTCGGCGCGCTGA
- a CDS encoding helix-turn-helix domain-containing protein, producing MTEPRRRPGRPRDTSINERALAATRELLVGRGFEATTIQAVADHSGVHASAIYRRWPSRIELIEEATFPGLSPVSVQPTGDLRRDLRRFIRAYLAAFGAPAARAAAAGLLTHYQTAGRARPPEMYLRVSARPQFQDILRAAPPGSVDPDVDPDDVFDLLLGAVLTRTLLFAVTARHRPIERTVEMILRLLRPLDA from the coding sequence ATGACAGAGCCTCGCCGTCGCCCGGGCCGTCCACGTGACACGAGCATCAATGAACGGGCCCTCGCGGCAACGCGCGAGCTGCTGGTCGGACGCGGCTTCGAGGCGACGACGATCCAGGCCGTGGCGGACCACTCCGGCGTACACGCCTCCGCCATCTACCGTCGCTGGCCGTCGCGGATCGAGCTGATCGAGGAGGCCACGTTTCCCGGACTCAGCCCGGTGAGCGTCCAGCCGACGGGGGACCTCCGCCGCGATCTGCGCCGGTTCATCCGCGCCTACCTGGCGGCCTTCGGCGCGCCCGCGGCACGTGCGGCGGCGGCCGGACTCCTCACGCACTATCAGACAGCGGGCCGCGCCCGTCCGCCGGAGATGTACCTGCGGGTGTCGGCGCGACCGCAGTTCCAGGACATCCTGCGCGCCGCTCCGCCCGGGAGCGTCGACCCCGACGTGGACCCCGACGACGTCTTCGACCTGCTCCTCGGCGCCGTCCTGACCCGCACCCTGCTCTTCGCGGTCACGGCACGGCACCGCCCCATCGAGCGCACCGTCGAGATGATCCTCCGGCTGCTGCGGCCCCTCGACGCATGA
- a CDS encoding lysylphosphatidylglycerol synthase transmembrane domain-containing protein has translation MSLLPLPLPLPLDDLPTALPSPSPSSSSPSPTFVRLIRPALTLLPLVLIGVWAAVDRHTVRDGAARLAAADPWWLLAGILFTSLGWVAAACARQGALPERLPPGPLLASQFAAGAANHVLPASIGAHAVTLRFLRSRGVPLARATASLALYSLVKPLAKTLVLVVFLVAFPDLLRLGELVPEQWTLLLAAGGMLLGPAAVSLLLAVVRPLRGPALGLVRTALTDARLLHTRPSRVLALWGGAAAGPLLQGSVIASVGFSLGLPLSWAQVVLALLLASTAVGAVPAPGGIGPVDAALVFTMAAFGAPMDVATATVIGYRVLTVWVPLLAGTLVLAALVHRKVL, from the coding sequence GTGTCCCTGCTCCCGCTCCCGCTCCCGCTCCCGCTCGACGATCTCCCCACCGCGCTCCCCTCCCCCTCCCCCTCCTCCTCCTCCCCCTCCCCCACGTTCGTACGCCTCATCCGCCCGGCGCTGACCCTGCTCCCGCTCGTGCTGATCGGCGTGTGGGCGGCGGTCGACCGGCACACGGTGCGCGACGGCGCCGCCCGGCTGGCCGCCGCCGACCCCTGGTGGCTGCTGGCCGGGATCCTGTTCACCAGCCTGGGCTGGGTGGCCGCCGCGTGCGCCCGGCAGGGGGCCCTGCCGGAAAGGCTGCCGCCGGGACCGCTGCTCGCGTCGCAGTTCGCCGCCGGTGCCGCGAACCACGTACTCCCGGCGAGCATCGGCGCCCATGCCGTCACCCTGCGCTTCCTGCGAAGCCGCGGCGTGCCCCTGGCCCGGGCCACCGCCTCGCTCGCCCTGTACTCGCTGGTCAAGCCGCTGGCGAAGACACTGGTGCTGGTCGTCTTCCTCGTGGCCTTCCCGGACCTGCTGCGGCTCGGCGAACTCGTCCCGGAACAGTGGACGTTGCTCCTGGCCGCCGGCGGCATGCTGCTCGGCCCCGCCGCCGTTTCCCTGCTCCTGGCGGTCGTCCGTCCGCTGCGTGGCCCGGCCCTCGGACTCGTCCGCACCGCCCTGACCGACGCACGGCTCCTGCACACCCGGCCCAGCCGCGTCCTCGCGCTCTGGGGCGGTGCTGCCGCCGGACCCCTGCTCCAGGGGAGTGTGATCGCCTCGGTCGGGTTCTCGCTCGGGCTGCCACTGTCCTGGGCGCAGGTGGTCCTCGCGCTCCTCCTCGCCAGTACCGCCGTCGGGGCCGTGCCCGCGCCGGGCGGGATCGGCCCCGTGGACGCGGCGCTGGTGTTCACCATGGCCGCGTTCGGCGCACCGATGGACGTGGCCACGGCGACCGTCATCGGCTATCGCGTCCTGACGGTCTGGGTGCCCCTGCTGGCGGGCACGCTGGTGCTCGCGGCCCTCGTCCATCGCAAGGTGCTGTGA
- a CDS encoding 2-isopropylmalate synthase, producing the protein MTEAPPSPHTVPGLRTPLGPRHADQPWWNAQRGSAMPYGRYARPARPQADPTGRTWPSNSLVKAPLWASVDLRDGNQALSSPMDVERKSRMFDLLVRMGFKDIEVGYPSAGDAEFSFVRTLIEQDRIPDDVTISVFTPARPELIDRTFESIEGADRAMVHLCHATACLWRDVVFGMTQDEVRRMALDSAGQVARRADAAKGTGLRFQYSPETFNVTEPEFALGISDAVTSLWDASPERPVTLNLPTTVETDSPNVFADQIEWMHRNLDRRDGIILSVHPHNDRGTAVASAELAVLAGADRIEGTLFGNGERTGNVCLVTLALNLFSQGVDPQLDLSDLDEIRRTAEYATRLPVPPRHPYGGDLVHTAFSGTHQDAIAKGLAATDRRIAETGDARAVPWNVPYLPIDPKDIGRSYESVVRVNSQSGKGGVAHVLKTAYGLDLPRGMRVELAREVQRVADGDGAELTPADLRAVFTRMYLDCAQPALLLKEFEISRGPRVTVDALVAHAAGRTTRLTGSGPEVPSAYAAALAGAGLTVEVTEAHGHPVGAGTRYAAYVRITLDGTPWYGAALADSEEEAHLSAVNSAVNRAHT; encoded by the coding sequence ATGACCGAAGCGCCACCGTCGCCCCACACCGTTCCGGGGCTCAGGACTCCCCTCGGTCCGCGCCACGCGGACCAGCCGTGGTGGAACGCCCAGCGCGGCTCCGCCATGCCCTACGGACGGTACGCGCGGCCCGCCCGTCCCCAGGCCGACCCCACCGGCCGTACCTGGCCGTCGAATTCGCTGGTCAAGGCGCCGCTGTGGGCGTCGGTCGACCTGCGCGACGGGAACCAGGCGCTGAGCAGCCCCATGGACGTCGAGCGCAAGAGCCGGATGTTCGACCTCCTCGTCCGCATGGGGTTCAAGGACATCGAGGTCGGCTATCCCTCGGCCGGCGACGCCGAGTTCTCGTTCGTCCGCACGCTGATCGAGCAGGACCGCATCCCCGACGACGTGACGATCTCCGTCTTCACGCCGGCCCGCCCCGAACTCATCGACCGTACCTTCGAGTCCATCGAGGGCGCGGACCGCGCGATGGTGCACCTGTGCCACGCGACCGCCTGTCTGTGGCGCGACGTCGTGTTCGGTATGACCCAGGACGAGGTACGGCGGATGGCGCTGGACTCGGCCGGGCAGGTGGCCCGCAGGGCGGACGCCGCCAAGGGGACCGGGCTGCGCTTCCAGTACTCCCCGGAGACGTTCAACGTCACCGAGCCGGAGTTCGCGCTGGGCATCTCCGACGCCGTCACCTCGCTCTGGGACGCGAGCCCGGAGCGGCCCGTCACCCTGAACCTGCCGACGACGGTCGAGACCGACTCGCCGAACGTCTTCGCGGACCAGATCGAGTGGATGCACCGCAACCTCGACCGCCGCGACGGGATCATCCTGTCGGTGCACCCGCACAACGACCGCGGTACGGCGGTGGCCTCGGCGGAGCTGGCCGTCCTCGCCGGCGCCGACCGCATCGAGGGCACCCTCTTCGGCAACGGCGAACGCACCGGCAACGTCTGCCTGGTGACGCTGGCCCTCAACCTCTTCAGCCAGGGCGTCGACCCGCAGCTGGACCTCTCCGACCTCGACGAGATCCGTCGCACGGCCGAGTACGCGACGCGGCTCCCCGTCCCCCCGCGCCACCCGTACGGCGGCGACCTCGTGCACACCGCCTTCTCCGGCACCCACCAGGACGCCATCGCCAAGGGTCTGGCCGCGACCGACCGCCGGATCGCCGAGACGGGCGACGCGCGGGCCGTGCCGTGGAACGTTCCGTATCTCCCCATCGACCCCAAGGACATCGGCCGCAGCTACGAATCGGTGGTCCGGGTCAACAGCCAGTCCGGCAAGGGCGGGGTGGCCCACGTCCTCAAGACGGCGTACGGCCTCGACCTGCCCCGCGGGATGCGCGTGGAACTCGCGCGCGAGGTGCAGCGCGTCGCCGACGGCGACGGCGCCGAACTCACCCCGGCCGACCTGCGCGCCGTCTTCACGCGGATGTACCTCGACTGCGCCCAGCCGGCCCTGCTTCTCAAGGAGTTCGAGATCTCCCGTGGTCCCCGGGTCACCGTGGACGCCCTGGTCGCGCACGCCGCCGGGAGGACCACGCGGCTGACGGGCTCGGGCCCCGAGGTGCCGAGCGCGTACGCGGCAGCTCTCGCCGGCGCCGGCCTCACGGTCGAGGTCACCGAGGCGCACGGGCACCCGGTCGGCGCCGGCACCAGGTACGCCGCCTACGTCAGGATCACCCTCGACGGCACCCCCTGGTACGGCGCCGCCCTGGCCGACTCGGAGGAGGAGGCCCACCTGTCCGCCGTCAACTCGGCGGTGAACCGCGCCCATACCTGA